The genomic DNA GAGCACAAGATCCAGGACCCCATGCTCCTGGCGGACATCAAGAAGGCCACTTCCACCAATACAGACGTCATCCTGTTTAATATCGACAGCCGGGCCGACTCTCGCGAAGGCCGGGGGGCCATTTTGTCCGTCTTCTGGCGGGTGTTTAACGAGATGCAGGGTTTTTCCGGGGACGCACCGCACATTGCCGAGATGGAGCGGCAGCTGAGCAAAAAAGGCAGGTTCCAGGAGTTCTGCACAGCATTTAAGGAAGTGAGCGGCGAGGACTGGCTCAGCCAGCGGGACGCCTACCTCTTTCACAAGGATGATTTGGTTTATGCCCTGTCCCAGGCCCTGGGCCAGAGCCAGGAGTCAGCCGCAGAATGGTTTGAGAAAGCCGAGCAGAGCATGAGCCTGACCATTGAGAACTTTGCCAAACGGGTCAACGAATACCTGGATGCCAGGGGCAAGGATCACCGGCTCATCTTCCTGGTGGACGAGGTGGGTCAGTTCATTGGAGACGATGAGCACCTCATGCTCAATCTGCAAACCATTACCGAGGACCTAGGCCGGATCTGCAAGGGCAGGGCCTGGGTGGTGGTCACCTCTCAGGAGGACATCGACTCCATCCTGGGCGATCTCAAATCCTCCCGGGCCAACGACTTCTCCAAGATCCAGGGCCGGTTCACCACCCGGCTCTCCTTATCCAGTTCCAATACAGACGAAGTGATCCAGGCCAGATTGCTGGACAAGACCCCGGAGGCCAAAACCGAGCTGGCCAACCTGTTCGCCTCCAAAGGGGACATCCTCATCAACCAACTCACCTTTTCCAACGACAGCGCCAGCCTGAAATCTTTTCAGGACCGGCAGGACTTCATCAATAACTATCCTTTTGCCCCCTTCCATTTCCAGCTGGTGCAAAAAGTTTTTGAAGCCATCCGCACCGCCGGGGCCACCGGCCTGCATTTAAGCCGGGGGGAGCGCTCCATGCTGGATGCCTTCCAGTCCGCGGCCAAGAATATCTCGGACCGGGAGATCGGAGCACTCGTCCCTTTGTATGCCTTTTATCCTGCTATTGAGAGCTTTCTGGATACAGCTGTCAAACGGACCATTGACCAGGCCAATGAAAACCCGGCGCTTAAGCACCCCTTTGATGACCACCTGCTGCAAACCCTGTTTCTTATCCGCTATGTGGACATCATCAAACCCAATGTGGACAACTTGGTCACCCTGTTCATCGATGAGGTGGATGCCGACCGCCTGGCCCTGAAACGGGAGATCGAGGCCGGGCTGGAACGTCTGGAGAAGCAGACCCTGATCAGCCGCAACGGGGACCTGTACTTCTTTCTGACCAATGAAGAGCGGGACGTCAGCCGGGAGATCAAGGGCGTGGAGATCACCAGCGCGGAAGAGGTCAAGCTCCTGGCCGAAATCGTGTATTCCGACATCCTCAAGGACCACAAGCAATACCGGTATAAGCCCTACAAGCGGGACTATCCTTTCAGTCGCCTGCTGGACGGCCACCCTTACAGCTCCAGGCTGGATCAGGAAATCGCTGTGGAAGTCATCACCCCCCTGGCTGACGATTACGATGCCTTTAATGAGCTCAAGAGGGTCATGCACACCTCGGAGAACTACGGCCGGGTGCTCATCCAGCTCCCGGAGAACGACGAGCTGGAGCGGGAGGTCCGCATCTGCCTGCAAACCGACAAGTATATCCGGCAAAAGAGCGATGCCTCCCAGTCCACCTCTTTTAGCCGCATACTCCGGGACAGGCAGGAGGAAAACCGGGAGCGCCGCAGCAGGCTGAGAAACCTCCTGGAGAAACTGCTTGTGGATGCCCACTTCTCCGCCCTGGGACAAACCCTGGATATCAAGGGCTCCACTCCCCGGGCTGTGGTGGAGGAAGGTATCGAGTATGTGATTGTCAATCTGTACAATAAGTTCCACTACTTAAGCAAACTGCACGAAGCCCCGGACAAAGAAATCCGGGCCGTGCTCATGGCCACAGACCTGGGCCAACTGGAGCTGCAAAAGGGGCTCACTGAGGTAAATAAGGAGGCCAGGCAGGAGGTCAAGGAGTATATCCGGCTCATGGTGCACAAGAACCATCAGGTACTCTTAAGCGACCTGATCGAGCACTTTGCCAAACGCCCTTACGGCTGGCCGGAATGGGAAGTGGTCCTCCTGGTGGCCAAGATCTACATGGCCGGGGAGTTAAATCTCCTGATGAACGGCACCAGCCTCTCCGCCAGGGAAGCCTTGGAGCCCATGCTCAAGACCGCCAAGTGGAGGACAGTGAAGATCCTCCAGCGCAAGGTCCCCTCTGCCCAGGACGTGGAAAAGGCCCAGAAGCTCTGCCAGGAGCTGTTCGGCAAAATCGGACCGGAGGGTTTCGATGATTTGGATAAAGCTATACGGACCCAGCTCACAGGGTGGCAAAAAAGTCTTCAGCAATACCAGCAGCTGGCCCAGACCGGGGAGTATCCAGGCCAAAAAGAGATTGAAGACGGCTTGGCAGTTATTCAAGCCATATTGGCGGTCAAAGACACCTATGAGTTCATCAAGACGTTTCATTCCAAAAGAGACGACCTCCTGGACACCTGCGAGGATCTGCACACCCTGCACGACTTTTACACCAATCAGCGCCCTACCTGGGACAAGCTCAAAAAATCCCTGGCCGAGTTCTCCAAAAACGAGGCCGCTTTGACCAAAGATGGTGATGCCGCCTCAGCCTTAAACCACCTGCACCGCATAGCCGAAGCCGAGGCCCCGTATGGCATGCTCAAGGATGTGAACCCCCTGGTCTCCAAGCTCTCGGAGATCAATGAGCAGATGGTGGATCAGAAGCGGGAGGAGGCTCTGGGCTTCATGGCCGCCCGGAAGAATGCCGTGGATCAGGAACTGCAACAGATCCAGGCCGGCCAAGAGTTTGCCGAGCAGGTCACAAAGCCGCTTGAGGACATCCGCAACCGGGTAAAAAACGAAACCAGCATCCCCAACATCTCCTATCTCCTGGAGGAGTTTGAACGGGCAATTTACGATGCCTTTGACCGGATTGAAGAGACAAAACAGCCTCCAGATCAAGAAGAGAAAAGCAACCCCAAGCCGGCTAAAAAGACCAAGACGATCAAGACCTCCTCCCTGTCCACCAAGGCCTATTTGGAAAACGAACAGGATGTGGAAAACTTTGTTCAAAACCTGAAGCAAAAGCTCCTGGAAGAGCTGGGGCATGATGTCCGGATACGGATAGAGTAAAGGGAAAAAGACTGAAGGCTGAAGGTGGGAATGGCTTAAGGAAGAAGAAAACTGGGTCTATTTACTCTTCAGTTCCTCTTCCCCCCTTCAGCCTCACAGCCTAACAAAGGATTTTTCATGCATACCAACAAGCTCAAAGCCTACGCCCCCCAAGCCAGGCAAGAGTTCATCCAGGCAATCACCGATCGGGCCAAGGTCCTGGGGCTGTCTGAATCCAAGATCGAACCTGTCCAACTCCAGGGTGAGGTGGCCCTGATTGCCGGCAGGCCGTTTCCTGTCCAGGTAGCCAAGCAGCGAAAGGACCTGGAAGCCAGGATAGAGCTCAAAGGCTTTGCCCAGGTCATGGAGGAGGTGGCCTACACTTGGTTCAACCGGTTCATGGCCCTGAGATACATGGAGCTGCACGACTATCTGGGACATGGCTACCGGGTGCTGAGCAACCCCAGCGGATCGGACATCCCCGAGATCCTGGAGAAGGCCACCAGCGTTGAGCTGCCCGGGCTAGACCAGGACAAAGTGGCTGAGATGCGCTTGGCCGGAGACAAGGACGCTGAGCTGTACCGTCTGCTCCTGATTACCCAGTGCAACACCCTGCACCGGGTCATGCCTTTTCTGTTTGAGCGGGTCAGCGATGCATCCGAGCTGCTCCTGCCGGAGAATCTGCTGCAAACCAACTCCCCTATCCGCAAGATGGTCACCGAAATCCCGGAGGAGGACTGGGAGCATATCGAGATTGTGGGCTGGCTGTATCAGTTCTACATCTCGGAAAAAAAGAACCAGGTCATCGGCAAGACAGTCAAAAGCGAGGACATCCCGGCCGCCACCCAGCTGTTTACCCCCAACTGGATTGTGAAATACATGGTCCAGAACACCCTGGGCCGCAAGTGGCTGATGACCTACCCGGACTCATCCATCCGGGACACAATGGAGTTCTACATCCAGCCGGCGGAGCAGGAGCCGGAGGTCCAGGCTCAGCTGGAAGCCATCACCCCCAGGGAGCTACATCCAGAGGATCTGACCTTCATGGACCCGGCCTGTGGATCGGGTCATATCCTGGCCGAGGCCTACGATCTGTTCAAAGAGATTTATCTGGAGCGCGGCTACCGCACCCGGGACATCCCCAGGCACATTCTGGAACTCAACCTCTTTGGTCTGGACATCGACGACCGGGCCGCCCAGCTGGCCCGCTTCACCGTTCTCATGAAGGCCAGGGCCGACGACCGGCACATTCTCAACCCGGAACGACCCGTAACCTTAAACATCATGGCCATCCAGGAGAGCAAGGGCCTGGATGAAAAGGAAATGGTCTCCACCCTGCTCAAGGAACGCACCGTGGAGGTGGGCAAGCCCAAGATGCAGCAGCAGTATCTGGTCCAGCCCACACAGGAGCAGGCCTATCTCAAGGGCAAGGACAAGCCTGAGGTGAGTCAGGACGAGCTGAAATCCCTCTTGCACCTCTTTCAGGACGCCAAGACCTTCGGTTCCCTGCTCACAGTGCCGGACAAAGTCAAAGACGCCATGGCCAGGCTGGAGAAGCTGATAAGAAACGCCTTGAGCAGGGATGAATACTCCAAAAGCATGGCCAGAAAGCTCCTGCCGTTGGTCCGCCAGGCCAGATTGTTGGCTACAGAGTATGACTTTGTTGTGGCCAATCCGCCGTATATGGGGAGTAAGGGTTTGAATGCCGAGCTCAAATCATTCCTCAAAGACAACTATGCAGATTATAAGTCTGATCTCTTTTCAGCATTTATTGTCAGCAACCTGGAAATGTCCAAAAAGCACGCCCAGCTTGGATTTATGTCTCCCTATGTGTGGATGTTCATTTCTTCCTATGAAACGTTGCGGAGTTTTCTGCTTAACGAAAAGACGATCACTTCTCTTATTCAGCTGGAATACTCAGGATTTGAAGGTGCTACGGTCCCTATCTGCACATACACCATAGAAAACAGTTACCTGCCCAACTTCAAGGGGAGCTATATCCGTCTTTCGGATTTCCGAGGAGCAAATAATCAGGCACCAAAAACATTAGAGGCAATACAACATCCTGATTGTGGATGGAACTATACTGCTTCAGGGGCTGATTTTAAGAAAATTCCTGGGAGTCCAATTGTTTATTGGGTTAGTAAAAACTTGATTAATTTATATAGAAATCCTTTACTAAAAGATTATTATACTGCAAAAGAAGGAGTTGGAACCAGAAATGATGATTTATTTATCAGGATGTTTTGGGAAGTTTCCATGCAAAATATAGCAAAAGAAAAAAGATGGGTACTAACTGACAAAGCTGGTGACTTCAAAAAGTGGTATAAGGGTTTTTCTTATATTATGGATTGGGAAAATGATGGTTTTCGCATAAAAAATTATAAAAATAATGATGGTTCGTTAAGATCACGGCCACAGAATACCGACTATTTATTTTTAGAAGGCGTAACATGGGGAAAGGTAGGCTCTGGGATACCAAGCTTCCGTTGGAGGCCTAGCGGCTTAGGCTTTAATGATGCTGCCCCTACATTGTTTGGTGATAATGTCCTTAATATATTGTCACAATTGAATTCTAAAGTAAATAGAAAGATTCTTACTTTTAGAGGAGAAACATTAAACATTACAACAGGCGTTGTTTTGGATATTCCTTTATTGACAATAAATGATAAATTATATTCAGATAAACTTCTGAATAATACTTTGTTAAATATTGATAGATCTAAAAAGGATTGGGATTATCACGAAATTTCCTGGGATTTTACTATTCATTCTCATCTCAATTTGGAACATAAAACACAAACTATGCCTGCTACTTATACTAAACTCCGCTCCCACTGGCACCAAACAACCCAAGAAATGAAGCGCTTGGAAGAAGAAAACAACCGTATCTTCATTGAAGCCTACGGTCTCCAAGACGAACTCACCCCTGACGTCCCCCTGGAAGAGATCACACTGACCTGCAATCCCTACTACCGCTACGGGAGCAATAAGTCTGAAGAAGAGCTGGAAGCCCTGCTCCGGGCCGACACCATGAAGGAGCTTATCTCTTACGCCATCGGCTGCATGATGGGCCGCTACTCTTTAGATGAACCGGGTCTGCTATATGCCCACAGCGGCAACGAGGGCTTTGACCCCAGCCGGTATCAGACATTCCCGGCTGACGAGGACGGGATCATCCCGGTCATGGACGAGGACTGGTTTGCAGACGATGCCACCAACCGATTTGTGGAGTTCATCAAGGTTGCCTGGCCGCCGGAGACTTTGGACGAAAACCTGAAGTTTGTGGCCGACAGCCTTGGCCCCAAGAAGAGCGAAGACCCCTTAGAGACCCTCCGCCGATTCATCAGCGACAAGTTCTTCAAGGACCACCACCTGAAAGTATACAAGAAGCGCCCCATCTACTGGCTGTTCTCCAGCGGCAAGCACAAGGCCTTCCAGTGCCTAGTCTACCTGCACCGCTACAACGAATCCACACTATCCCGCATGCGGGCCATGTACGTCACTCCGCTGCAAGGCAAATACAAGGCCAGGGTCGAATACCTGGAGCAGGAACGAGACAATGCCAGTTCGGCCAGTGTGCGGAACAATATGCAGAAAGAGCTGGACAGCATGCGCAAGAAGCAGGAAGAGCTCCGCCACTTCGACGAGCTCCTGCGCCACTACGCAGACCAGCGCATCAGCCTGGACTTGGATGACGGGGTGAAGGTCAACTACGGCAAGTTCGGGGATCTGCTGGCTGAGATAAAGGCGGTGACTGGGAAAAAGGCTGGGGAGTAGGCTGAACAAGAATAGGATAACTTGATATGGATCATAAGCAACAAAACCAGATTAACCTAGCCAAACGAGAATCTCCAAGGAAAAGCTTTCACATGCATAGCATTTTCCCTGGACTAATCTATTTTTTCATAGATGAGCTCGATAGTCTTGATAGATATGCACTATATTCTGAAGAATTTATTAAGAACAAAATGGTTGACTTTGACAAGAGAATGGAAACCTATGCCAAAGAAAACCAACTAGATGAATATGATGCTGATGCATATTATGATTACAAACGCGAGGAGATTGACGACCACTTTAAATATCATCCATCTTTTATGTATCAATCACTTTTGATTCTTTCATGTTCATTTTTTGAGTCAAATTTTGTTGATCTTTGTAAGCACCTAGAAAAATATGAAAACTTAAAAATAGAATTATCTAGTGAAAAAATTAAAGATCATAACAAACTAAAGAAATATTCACAGTTTCTTTGTAGAAATTTTATGATATGCCCACAGTATTCATCATATTGGAAATATATACAAAACGCTTATACTATTCGCAACTTATTTGTTCATGCTAACTCAGATATATCCCTTCTCAAGGAGAATCAGCAAGCAAAAACAGAAAAGATAATTAAGAATTTGTATAATTATGAAATCACAATGGATCATAATTTGGTTAAATTGAGGTCTGGAAAATATGCTAGATTTATCATAAGTACAATGAAATCATTCTTAGAAGACTTCAAAAAAGCCTGCGTTGAAAACAATATGCTTGGACCTAAGTTTTGGCCTTAAGAAACTTAAAGAAACGGATTGTATAAGAATGTTTTCAACCATTGAGCATGTCCTCCAATCCCCTGAAAGCAAAACCCTGGAGTTCAAGAGGGATCTCTCCTCTCCACGGAACTTCCTCAAGACTCTTGTGGCTTTTGCCAATACCGCTGGCGGAAGGCTTGTGTTTGGGGTGGATGACCAGAAAAACATAGTTGGGATTGATCAGCCCCTGGATGAAGAGGAAAGGCTGTGCAGTCTGGTTGCCGATGCCATTGCCCCGCGTTTGGTGCCCAACATTGAATTCATTACTGTGGAGGACAAGACCCTGCTCACAGTGGAGGTCTTCCTCAGCGGTTTGCGGCCTCATTATATCAAGGCTGAGGGTCCGGAAGCCGGTGTTTATATTCGCCTGGGCTCCACGAACCGACAGGCCGACCGGGAACTCATAGCCGAGCTCCGCCGGACTGCTGAGGGTATTTCCTTTGACGAGCTGTCCATGCCCGGTTTGTCCATTGACGACCTGGACCTGAAAGCAGCCAGGGAGATGTTCGGCCAGGAACGGTCTCTGGGTGAGAACGAGCTGCATACTCTGAAACTTGTCACCCAGGATCAGGGCAAGGTGGTGCCGACCAAGGGAGCGATTCTCCTTTTCGGCAAGGAACGGGAACGCCACTTTTCCGATGCCTGGGTCCAATGCGGTAGGTTTGTAGGCTGGGACAAGGCGGATATATTTGATCATGCTGAACTGCATGACCACCTGCCCCAGGCTGTAGACAGCATCATGTTGTTTCTAAAAAAGCACGCCATGCGCGGTGCGGACTTTTCCGAGATACGGCGCAAGGATGTCTGGAGCATCCCGCTGGGCATATTGCGGGAGGTGGTCATCAACGCCTTGGTGCATGCCGATTACTCCCAGCGCGGCGCACCTATCCGGGTCGCCTTTTTTGACGACCGGATTGAGGTGGAGAACCCGGGCATGCTCCTGCCGGGTATGACTGTGGAGGACATGAAGCAGGGGATCTCCAAAATCCGCAATCACGTTATTGCCCGGATCTTCCGGGAACTGAACCTGATTGAGCAATGGGGCAGCGGCATGCCCCGTATCTTCCGAGAAGCCCGGGAATTGGGCCTGCCGGAACTGGAGATTATGGAGATCGGCACCCGGGTCCGGGTAGTTGTGCATCTGGCAGAGCAGGTCCAAATTCCAAGTTCATCTTCTCAAAAGACTACTACAGATAATGAGCGGCTAGAGTCGGAGCTAGAGTCACGGCTAGAGTCGCAGTTAGGGTCACGTTTAGCGACAAAGATTCTATTTCTGTTACAGAAGGAGGAATCAGGGAAACATGGGCTGGCAACACAGTTAGGTCATAAAAGCGTATCAGGGGAACTGCACAAACAAGTCAAGCGAATGCTTGATCTGGGTCTGATTGAGATGACTATCCCGGAAAAGCCCAACAGCCGATTGCAGAAATACCGCCTGACGGACAAGGGCAGAAGACTGTTGTCTGAATGAAAGACCATATGCAAAAAAGAAGATCGCCCACTACAGCGAGCACTGAGGACACAGGATATGAGATTTTTCCCTCCTCTTCCCTCTGTGCTCTCTGTGTCCTCTGTGGTGAATGTCTTTTCCTTCAGCCTTCAGCCTAATCTTCAAACCTTCAGCCTTCTTCATACACCATGAACACCGCCCAAATCACCGACAGCCTCAATCACCTCTTCCATACCCAAGGCCACCGCATCGTCTTCTGGCACGACCCGGACCAGGAGTTTGTGGATCTGGCGCCCGAGCTCAGTCTGGATGGAGTGCGTCTCATCCACCTGGATCAGGAGAGCAAACTTGAACTTAAGGTTCGTCTGGAGCTTGAGGACCAGGACGGCAAATATCTGCTCTACTCTCCGGCCCCTGAGCCCAGCCCGGACCAGGACTGGCTCTTGGATATCCGTCTCTACAGCCGCAGCTTCCATGCTGATCAGCCCTCCATGCTGCTTAGTGAATTGGGCCTGAGCCATCAGGCCATGCGCGAGCATCTCAGGCAGCGGATAAAATTCTTCAAGAACCAGGACCGGACACTGCGGCTGAAGAAGCTGACCACCGCGGACGACCGGGAAAAGGATATGGACACCAAGATGCTGGCTGTTCTCACCCGGGCGGACCAGGCCAGTATATTCGATATTCTGATGAAGCTCTTTGGGGAGATGTGCACAGAGGATGGATGTGACTTCAAGAGCCCGCCCAAGTCCTGGACGGATATAGAGAAATTCGGCCTGACCCCCTTCTTCTGGGAGGAAATGTCCAGGACCTTTGGCTATGATGCCCAGACCCCCAATCTCTCCGACTTGCTCATCCGCCTCTTGATCGCGGATATGGCCAATACCCTGCGCGGCGACCTGCCCAGGTCTTTGCAGCACTTCCGGCTCCAGGACCAGCAGGTGAGCACCAATGTCTCTGTGTTTGTTGACCAATGGCGAAAACACCTGGGGCATTACAAGCAGTATACCCAGATCTCCGGGCAGGTGGCAGATGAGCTGGGACTCCAGGACCAGCTGGCGGCCTATGACGCCCACTCCCTGTTGGAAGTAATGACCTTTGAGGCTGTGGAGCGCCAGATCATCCGGTCTCTTCGTTCTCAGATCATCCAGGAAGAGGCAGAGCGCTTTGACGAGCTCAAATCCGCCATCCTCAGCAGGCGGGACGGACATTGGGCCACTATCCATCTGGACGGGTATGAGCATACATCCAATATCTACGCCACCATCTACGACGGGCTGGACGCTGTGCTCGACCTCCTGGAGCTGTGCCGCGAATACGGCCAGGGCTTAAGCTATGCCACTGCGGATCAGATGTATCAGGCCTATGTCCGGGAGCTGTACCGTTTTGATCAGCTCTACCGTCATTTCCACGAAGCGGCGGATATTGTGGAACTGGCCGGCTGGGATGTGCTCAAAGAGGTGCACAAGGTGGTCGAGTCCTGCTACTCCAACTGGTACCTGGACCAGATCAGCCTGTGCTGGGGCGGTTTTCTGGACGGAGAGTCCGGCCTTGTGGCTGACTGGACCTTGCGCGATGTCCCCAAGCAGCAGTACTTTTTTTCCAATCAGGTCAAACCCTTGCTCACCTCCTCCAGGAGCAAGGTCTTTGTGATCATAAGCGATGCGCTGCGTTATGAGATTGCCGAGGAGCTGGCCAGAGACATTAACTCCAAGTCCAGGTTCAAGGCCAAGCTCACATCCCAGCTCGGGGTTTTGCCCAGCTACACTGCCTTGGGAATGGCCGCCCTGATGCCCAGGTCCAGATATGGCTATAAACAGGGAACGGATCAGATCCTGGTGGACGGCAAGCCCTGTGCCTCCCTGGAGCAACGCCAGGAGATCCTCTCCCAATATGAGGGCATTGCAGTCAGAGCCGAGGATCTGCTGGCCATGAATAAGGACCAGGGGCGGGAACTGGTCCGGCCCTGGCAGATCATCTACATCTTTCACAACCAGATCGACGCTACCGGTGATTCGGCCTCCACGGAAACCAAGACCTTTTCTGCGGCCCACAAAACCATTATCGACCTCTCCTCCCTGGTCCGCTTTATCGTCAACAGCCTCAACGGGTCCAACGTGCTGGTTACTGCCGATCACGGCTTTTTATATCAGGACACGCCCCCGGGAGCTCTGGAAAAGAGTGAGATAGGGTACAAGCCTGGGGGTGTGGTCAAGGCCAAAAAGCGCTATATTTTGGGCCACAACCTGGGAGAATCAGATAATGTCTGGCACGGGTATACATCCACCACCGCCGGAACCCAGGATGAGATGGAGTTCTGGATACCCAAGGGGGTGAACCGCTTTCATTTCTCCGGCGGGGCCAAGTTCATCCATGGCGGGGCCATGCCTCAGGAAGTGGTTGTGCCTGTGCTCCGGGTCAAGGAGCTGGATACCAAGGCGGCTGAGAAGGAAGCAGTGCGGAAGGTCGGGGTGTCCCTATTGGGCTCCAACCGCAAGGTGGTGAACACCATCTGCAAGTTTGAGTTCATTCAGACCGAAAAGACGTCAGAGCGCATGCTGCCCCGGACCCTGGTGGTTTCCATCCGGGATGGGGATACGTTGATCAGCAACGAGCAGACAGTGACCTTTGACAGTGGCTCTGACTCCATGGAGGAACGCAAGCGGCCGGTCAAGCTCATGCTCAAAAAAGGCGGCTACGACAATACCAAGGAATACGCCCTGGTCCTTAGAGACCCGGACACTCAGATAGAACACGAGCGGATTCCGGTGAACATTGATTTGGCCTTTATGGATGACTTTTGAAGAGGTAGACTGAAGGGAGATAGACTGAAGACTGAAGGGGGAAGGGCTGAAGATAAGGATTGACCTATAATTTCTTGTTTTCCTTCTGTCTTTGGTCCTTAATTTTGTTCACGAAGGAGAAAATATGGAAACTTTGAAACAAGAAGCCCTTGAGGCCATATCCAATATGCCAGACAGCGCAAATATTGATGACATCATGTACCAGCTTTATGTCATGGACAAGGTGAGAAAAGGCAGAGATGCTGTCCAAAGCGAGGACAGCCTTTCTACTATTGAATTACGGAAGGATATGGAAACATGGTGAGATATGAGACAATAATTTATTGGAGTGAAGAAGATCAGGTATACCTGGCGGAAGTGCCTGAATTGCCAGGATGCATAGCCCATGGAGATTCTTATGAATCTGCTTTGGCCAACGCCAAAGAGGCTATCCAGCTCTGGATTGATACTGCTAAGGAATTTGGCGATCCAGTCCTCCAGTAAAAAAGAAAAGATTACAACCACAGAGAGCACAGAGGACCACAGAGAAAAATATGCAGAGGGATTCTTTTACTGAAAAAATAATAGGTTGTGTGATTGAGGTTCATCGCGAGCTTGGTCCAGGGCTCTTGGAATCAACCTATCAGCAATGTCTTGCTCATGAATTCCACTTGAACGGGATATCATTTAAAGTGG from Desulfovermiculus halophilus DSM 18834 includes the following:
- the brxC gene encoding BREX system P-loop protein BrxC, which translates into the protein MQIRDIFSKNLFRPINGVVKADQKDEAVVWQELDEYVITKELDQHFRKFFAAFLYAIQNAHDPNIIGRIGIWVSGFFGSGKSHFIKILSYLLGNLVAQNPDTGDEKEAVRFFEHKIQDPMLLADIKKATSTNTDVILFNIDSRADSREGRGAILSVFWRVFNEMQGFSGDAPHIAEMERQLSKKGRFQEFCTAFKEVSGEDWLSQRDAYLFHKDDLVYALSQALGQSQESAAEWFEKAEQSMSLTIENFAKRVNEYLDARGKDHRLIFLVDEVGQFIGDDEHLMLNLQTITEDLGRICKGRAWVVVTSQEDIDSILGDLKSSRANDFSKIQGRFTTRLSLSSSNTDEVIQARLLDKTPEAKTELANLFASKGDILINQLTFSNDSASLKSFQDRQDFINNYPFAPFHFQLVQKVFEAIRTAGATGLHLSRGERSMLDAFQSAAKNISDREIGALVPLYAFYPAIESFLDTAVKRTIDQANENPALKHPFDDHLLQTLFLIRYVDIIKPNVDNLVTLFIDEVDADRLALKREIEAGLERLEKQTLISRNGDLYFFLTNEERDVSREIKGVEITSAEEVKLLAEIVYSDILKDHKQYRYKPYKRDYPFSRLLDGHPYSSRLDQEIAVEVITPLADDYDAFNELKRVMHTSENYGRVLIQLPENDELEREVRICLQTDKYIRQKSDASQSTSFSRILRDRQEENRERRSRLRNLLEKLLVDAHFSALGQTLDIKGSTPRAVVEEGIEYVIVNLYNKFHYLSKLHEAPDKEIRAVLMATDLGQLELQKGLTEVNKEARQEVKEYIRLMVHKNHQVLLSDLIEHFAKRPYGWPEWEVVLLVAKIYMAGELNLLMNGTSLSAREALEPMLKTAKWRTVKILQRKVPSAQDVEKAQKLCQELFGKIGPEGFDDLDKAIRTQLTGWQKSLQQYQQLAQTGEYPGQKEIEDGLAVIQAILAVKDTYEFIKTFHSKRDDLLDTCEDLHTLHDFYTNQRPTWDKLKKSLAEFSKNEAALTKDGDAASALNHLHRIAEAEAPYGMLKDVNPLVSKLSEINEQMVDQKREEALGFMAARKNAVDQELQQIQAGQEFAEQVTKPLEDIRNRVKNETSIPNISYLLEEFERAIYDAFDRIEETKQPPDQEEKSNPKPAKKTKTIKTSSLSTKAYLENEQDVENFVQNLKQKLLEELGHDVRIRIE
- the pglX gene encoding BREX-1 system adenine-specific DNA-methyltransferase PglX, which translates into the protein MHTNKLKAYAPQARQEFIQAITDRAKVLGLSESKIEPVQLQGEVALIAGRPFPVQVAKQRKDLEARIELKGFAQVMEEVAYTWFNRFMALRYMELHDYLGHGYRVLSNPSGSDIPEILEKATSVELPGLDQDKVAEMRLAGDKDAELYRLLLITQCNTLHRVMPFLFERVSDASELLLPENLLQTNSPIRKMVTEIPEEDWEHIEIVGWLYQFYISEKKNQVIGKTVKSEDIPAATQLFTPNWIVKYMVQNTLGRKWLMTYPDSSIRDTMEFYIQPAEQEPEVQAQLEAITPRELHPEDLTFMDPACGSGHILAEAYDLFKEIYLERGYRTRDIPRHILELNLFGLDIDDRAAQLARFTVLMKARADDRHILNPERPVTLNIMAIQESKGLDEKEMVSTLLKERTVEVGKPKMQQQYLVQPTQEQAYLKGKDKPEVSQDELKSLLHLFQDAKTFGSLLTVPDKVKDAMARLEKLIRNALSRDEYSKSMARKLLPLVRQARLLATEYDFVVANPPYMGSKGLNAELKSFLKDNYADYKSDLFSAFIVSNLEMSKKHAQLGFMSPYVWMFISSYETLRSFLLNEKTITSLIQLEYSGFEGATVPICTYTIENSYLPNFKGSYIRLSDFRGANNQAPKTLEAIQHPDCGWNYTASGADFKKIPGSPIVYWVSKNLINLYRNPLLKDYYTAKEGVGTRNDDLFIRMFWEVSMQNIAKEKRWVLTDKAGDFKKWYKGFSYIMDWENDGFRIKNYKNNDGSLRSRPQNTDYLFLEGVTWGKVGSGIPSFRWRPSGLGFNDAAPTLFGDNVLNILSQLNSKVNRKILTFRGETLNITTGVVLDIPLLTINDKLYSDKLLNNTLLNIDRSKKDWDYHEISWDFTIHSHLNLEHKTQTMPATYTKLRSHWHQTTQEMKRLEEENNRIFIEAYGLQDELTPDVPLEEITLTCNPYYRYGSNKSEEELEALLRADTMKELISYAIGCMMGRYSLDEPGLLYAHSGNEGFDPSRYQTFPADEDGIIPVMDEDWFADDATNRFVEFIKVAWPPETLDENLKFVADSLGPKKSEDPLETLRRFISDKFFKDHHLKVYKKRPIYWLFSSGKHKAFQCLVYLHRYNESTLSRMRAMYVTPLQGKYKARVEYLEQERDNASSASVRNNMQKELDSMRKKQEELRHFDELLRHYADQRISLDLDDGVKVNYGKFGDLLAEIKAVTGKKAGE
- a CDS encoding AlbA family DNA-binding domain-containing protein, whose product is MFSTIEHVLQSPESKTLEFKRDLSSPRNFLKTLVAFANTAGGRLVFGVDDQKNIVGIDQPLDEEERLCSLVADAIAPRLVPNIEFITVEDKTLLTVEVFLSGLRPHYIKAEGPEAGVYIRLGSTNRQADRELIAELRRTAEGISFDELSMPGLSIDDLDLKAAREMFGQERSLGENELHTLKLVTQDQGKVVPTKGAILLFGKERERHFSDAWVQCGRFVGWDKADIFDHAELHDHLPQAVDSIMLFLKKHAMRGADFSEIRRKDVWSIPLGILREVVINALVHADYSQRGAPIRVAFFDDRIEVENPGMLLPGMTVEDMKQGISKIRNHVIARIFRELNLIEQWGSGMPRIFREARELGLPELEIMEIGTRVRVVVHLAEQVQIPSSSSQKTTTDNERLESELESRLESQLGSRLATKILFLLQKEESGKHGLATQLGHKSVSGELHKQVKRMLDLGLIEMTIPEKPNSRLQKYRLTDKGRRLLSE